Proteins encoded by one window of Natronoarchaeum mannanilyticum:
- a CDS encoding site-specific integrase, with amino-acid sequence MEIERNAGHHSYRCWLTTDEYERLRNAAEGYRDDLIVRLGGEVGLRSFEIPQLRPEHVRRTSDGEHYRLRVPRGKDTSGEGGKPRNAYLPREVERAIHLYSNSEEIADDEPLIELTPRSVQRVVIRTADRIADETGNPDWWKVSSRDLRCYFAH; translated from the coding sequence ATGGAAATCGAGCGCAACGCGGGTCACCACTCGTATCGGTGCTGGCTGACGACCGACGAGTACGAGCGCCTTCGGAACGCCGCAGAAGGCTACCGCGACGACCTGATCGTCCGCCTCGGCGGCGAGGTCGGTCTCCGGAGCTTCGAGATCCCGCAGCTCCGGCCGGAGCACGTCCGACGGACCAGCGACGGCGAGCACTACCGCCTCCGGGTCCCCCGCGGCAAGGACACTTCCGGCGAGGGCGGGAAGCCGCGGAACGCCTACCTGCCGCGCGAGGTTGAGCGGGCGATCCACCTCTACAGCAACAGCGAGGAGATCGCCGACGACGAGCCGCTGATCGAGCTGACGCCGCGGAGCGTCCAGCGCGTTGTGATCAGGACGGCCGATCGCATCGCCGACGAGACTGGTAACCCGGACTGGTGGAAGGTCAGCAGTCGCGATCTCCGATGCTACTTCGCGCACTAG
- a CDS encoding FxsA family protein yields the protein MFKRILALLLLIPLLDAIVLVWLGFQFNPVLIVALVVLTALIGMLFVRAEGRRTMRKIQRALGEGRPPTDELLDGGLLIAAGAFLLTPGLVTDAVGFLLVLPPSRIVVRKLAKKFVVTPYLDKKTGGFASGKVYTFGFPGDDGAGQSGSQAGGQQGGQATDGAGDVYDLGSDAYDVEFDDDERDGRSTDQ from the coding sequence ATGTTCAAGCGGATCCTGGCGCTGCTGTTGCTCATCCCGCTGCTCGACGCCATCGTGCTGGTGTGGCTCGGGTTCCAGTTCAACCCGGTGCTGATCGTCGCGCTGGTCGTGCTGACCGCGCTGATCGGGATGCTGTTCGTCCGCGCTGAGGGGCGCCGGACGATGCGCAAGATACAGCGGGCGCTGGGCGAGGGGCGCCCGCCGACCGACGAGCTGCTCGACGGCGGGCTCCTGATCGCGGCGGGCGCGTTCCTGCTCACGCCGGGGCTGGTCACCGACGCGGTCGGCTTCCTGCTGGTGCTCCCGCCCTCGCGGATCGTGGTGCGCAAGCTCGCCAAGAAGTTCGTCGTGACGCCGTACCTCGACAAGAAGACCGGCGGGTTCGCCTCCGGCAAGGTGTACACGTTCGGGTTCCCCGGCGACGACGGCGCCGGGCAGAGCGGAAGCCAGGCCGGAGGGCAGCAGGGCGGCCAGGCGACCGACGGCGCCGGCGACGTGTACGACCTCGGGAGCGACGCCTACGACGTGGAGTTCGACGACGACGAGCGCGACGGGCGCTCGACCGACCAGTAG